Within Borrelia hermsii DAH, the genomic segment ATAGAACTTAAGGCAGCATTACTACAGTGTATTATCAGTTACAGATTCAATGGAGCAGGATACATCTTAGTTAAGACAAATGATGAATTTAGTCATTTAAGTGAGTCTGTTAACTTAGAGTTGCCTATAGGATTTATGTATCTTGATTACTCTAGGGTATATGATGCGGGGCCTGGTTCTAATTGCATAACTTATTATGCAAGAGGAGAAGATGCTTTTGATAACCTTGAACTCTCTTCCTTAGAGATACACAAGAGTCGCTTGCTTATATATGAGAACTATGATTATGTCTTAGGTTCTCACAGTCCATGCTATAGCGCAAGCTTTTTACTTAATGTATACCTGCTTGAGAAAATATACTCTGAGATAGAGAAGCGAATAGAAAATAATAATTTTTTGTTTTACAAAGATGAATCTCTCTCACATATTAAAGATGCCCTCTCAACAGATTCTGTTACTTTAGAACTTGCAAAGAAGAGAAGTAGTGATAAGAATAGTTTTTTTAAAGATTTTTTTACTGGTTTTATATCCAAAGAGGATGGAGATGTCTCATCACTTAGCAGAGCTAATGATGAACTGATGAGGGAACTTGAGAGACTTAAATCTAAGCTAGACAATGATGGAATTTTTTACAGCTGTGAACCAAATGCATCATTAGAGGTTATCAAGTATGACCTTTCATATTTAAAGGAGGCATTATCATTAGTAAAAGCAAAGATAGGTGCTGACACAAAAGAACCACTAACAAGGAGCTTTAATGAACAAGTTAAGGGACTTGGAAGTGATGGAAAGGGGGACAGATCTAATTATTATGATTTTCTAAAAGGTACGCAAGACCAAATTGAAGTTGCGGTTAATAATAAGCTTGTTAAGTATTTTGGTCTTAAGATGCATTTTGGCTCACTTGTGATGCTTAGTGAACCTGAGAAGATTGAGAGAGACATGAGATTACTTGAGATATATGAAAGATATTCATCTGTAATATCAAATCCGAATTTGAGTTTAGATGAAAAGATGAAACTAAAAGAAAATTTATTTACAAAATTAGGAGATTAATATGCAAGTAGAAGAACAAACTAATGATTCTGTTGAGATTACAAGTACTGGTGTAGCAGTAGACAAGACACCTGATGTTGTTAGTATAAGTGCTTCTGAATATGAAGAGTATAGGAAATACAAAGATAGACTAAGTCTTGAGAGTAAAGGTGGGCATAAGTCTTTTATCAATGAGATTGATACACTTGCAAGTAAATACTTAAGTAATCATTTCAATAAGGAAGCGTTGCTTTCTAAAGGATATTCACTTGATGAGATACTCTTAGCGCAAAGTCGGGAGCTTATTCGCAAATATGTCTCTCCTGAACAGATAAAGGCTATAGCTAAGGTTGAATCAACAGAACATATTGAAGGGCATATATTAGAACAGCTTTTAGATTTGGCAAAAGTGCATATAAAGCAGAGGCAAAATAATGAGAATATCCGTACTGCTTCAAGATTAGAGAATAACGGTGTTAAGTTTAAAGAGCAAATATCAATATCAAATTCAAATTTCAGACCAATTAATCGCACTGAGCTAACAGAAGGTATGATACAGTTTTACATCAATCAACAAAAGCAGAATTCCAAAAGAATAATTAAACGCAGTGCTTAAAGGAAGGTTAAGGTGTCTAATAATATCACGCAAATAAGAAAAGAATATGAAGATAAGCTTAAAGAAATTAAAGCATTAATGAAGAATCCTAGCATGGATTCTGCGGTCTTTAGTAATAATACTGATTTTAGGGATAAGCATTTAACATTCCAAGCATCAGGTGGCGCTAGAACAAGTAGGAATACTGTAATTGTGAACTATCCAATTAAGGGATATCCATACAAGAGAGGAGTCAAATTATCTTTTGGTGAGAATAATGCTTACGAGCCACATGTTGAAGCTGGGGGTGGTGATGATTTATACGGCATATGCACTGACATTGATGATTTTTCCCAAACTGCAACAGTAATACCAATAACGGAAAGCTTTACTGGATATTTAGTAGTAAAAAAGGATAATCAGTCTTCAATTAATGTAGGGGATAAGTTGTGCTTCAATGCAAATGGAGAATTAGAAAAGGCTAGTACTTCAACTAACACTAAAGTTAATGCAATAGCTTTATCAAAGGCACACAAGTTAAATGACAGTCTTTACATAATAAATGTAAGTGTATTTGGAAATAGGGCCTTAAAGGGTAGTTAATGAGTACTGTAAGTAAAAAGACCATTTCTACAAATTCTAAAGGTACTAAAGAAGTTCAAGGTACTTCTAAGTCTTCACTAGCAAATGAGCAATTAGAAACTCAAGTAGCAAGTCAAGAGCAAATAGAATTTTTAAAATCACTAGACGTAGCAACTTTAAGTACTCTAGATACTCTAGAAGATGTAGAAACGTTAAGAGCAAGTACTCAACCTAAAAACCGAAGCAAAAGACATACACCTACACAAGTAGAGTCACTTGAGACGCAATATAGAGATTCAATTCTAAAGCTTAAGAAGTACACTAAGACTCAACGTGAAGATAGGGCGTTATTTAGTGGATTTGAGAATGGATTTCAAGATAAGATGAAGATTATCGATGCTGATGCTCTCTCAATATCTAGTAGTGTTGATACGATAGAAGAATATTCATACAAAGGGTATCCATACAAGAGAGCAATTAAGCTTTCAGTAGAAAATGAGAATGTTTATGTCGTATCTTCAAATGATGAGGATATGTATGGAATATGCATTGATGTTGATGAGAGTACTGGAGTAGCATCTGTAATACCAATAACAAATAATTTTGAAGGATATTTATCAGCTAGTGATTCAAGTATCAAGATAGCAGATAAATTAGATTTTGATTCAAATGGGATGCTTATAAAAGCAGGAAGTGGTGGTAAGAAAATGATTAATGCCGTAGCACTCAGTGAGGCATTTACCATTGATTTAGCTTTAGAGGATGCTACGCGTAAGGGTCAGTACCAATTGCATTTTGTTAAAGCATCAGTTTATGGTAATAGATTTTAAAATTATTTAATTATCAAAATAGGAGGGTGAAGATTGTCATCTGCTAATATAACACAATTAGTAAAAGACTATGAAACTAAAAGGGATAAGCTTAAAGCGTTAATAAAGAATCCTAGTAGTGATGCGGCTGTCTTTAGTAACAATGCTGATTTTAGAGATAAACATTTACATTTTAGTAATTCTGGTGGCACTGCAACAAGCAGTAAAGCTAAATTAGAGAGTCATCCAAGTAAAGGATATCCATACAAAAGAGGGGTAAAGCTTGTTGTAAATACAGTAGAGAATAATAAACCACACTACGAGCCACATGTTGAGGCTGGGGGTGGTGATGATTTATACGGCATATGCACTGACATTGATGATTATACTGGTATTGCGACAGTAGTCCCAATAACAGAATATTTTGAAGGGTATCTTGTTGCTAAAGATAATTCTATTAAGAGAAAGGACAAGCTTAAGTTTAATTCAAATGGTGAGCTTGAGAAGACTAATGGTTCTAGCAATAACACTAATACTGTAGCCACATCAGATTCTATTCAGCTATCAAATGAACTTTATATGGTAGGTGTCGTAAGCTATGGGAACAAAGCTTTAAATTAATATAAGGAGATTATAGGAGATTTTTATGTCAGATTTATTTGATTTAGATTATTATACAAAGGAAATTGCAAATGTCATTGATGATATAAGTGTTCCAACATTTTACAAATGGTTAGCTGATGAACAGATTGATTATGTAAATCTAAAAAATGGATTTGTGAAAACTATTAAATGGGATGCGTTTGTTAGTGCAAATCCTACAAGTTTAGTTAATGAAGTTAATACTATTTCAACTATTGGATTTCGTTCAGAGACTGTAAAGCTTAATTATTTAAGATTGCAATACAAATTCAGACATATCAATCAAGCTGAAGAAGATTTCTATACTCATGATGGATATATTGGAGATGTAAATAACAATTTACTTCCCTTCAGAGAAGCATTCAAACTAGCAAGTGATGAGATTATTAAGATTATTGACCACTTTATCTTAACAGGTACTGTCTCAATACAAAGAGATGGTAAAAATCAAAAGGTATTACTTCCTAACATGTATGGCCTACTTAACATGCCAAATCAGATATTAGAAGAAGTTGAAGCTTCTAACAAAGATAAAATGGATAAGATCTTTGAAAAGATTGAATTGGGACTTTCAAAATTAGAATTAGGAGATTCATTCTCAACACCAATGATGGTAATTACTGACCAAGCAACCAGTTTGAAACTTGTAAAACCATATGGTACTGATACAAAACCAGCAGTTTCTAATGATAAATGGAGAGATGTGTTGATTAACACAATTAAGGCTGTAAACGATTGGCAAAAAGTTTACTTGCATACAAGTAACTTACTTTCAAATCAGATACTTATCTATCCATTAAATCCAAAATTACTAAAATTCAAACCAAGTAGATATATGTATCCAACTCTAAATAGACAAGTTGATTATGATTCAAGTGATATTGCTCATTCATACCTTGATTTTGTCTTAGGAGGACTCTTAGCAACAGAGAAGACTATTTTGAAAGTTAATATCAAACAAAGTTAGACTGAAAATATTAAGGAAAGTTACTTATGAGTACTAGTAACGTACCATCAGGGGGTTTCGGGGAGCTTTACTTACAAATTAAAGCTCTCTTAGATTTATCTGAAGAGAAGTTCAGTTTTGCAAAGTTTGAAGAACAAGCAAAGCTACTTGAAATGATAATTGAAACACGTGGAATTAATCCTAGCAAATTAAATATTAGTCAAGCATCTCTACTGCTTTATTATTACATAGGTTGCCATCTAAAGCGTTCTGGTGTGATTCGTGAGTTTGGTCTTGAACAAATCAAAAAAGAAAAATTTGGTGAGCTTGAGATTGATTATTATCCATCCTCAGGTACCGAATTGAATTGTGGGAGTAAAGATTATTGTTCCTCTTTTGAAGAGCTTATCACACAAATTAAGTCAGGAGCGCGTAAGACTTACTGCATAGGTGTTGTGTAATGAGCACAAGAGACAGGCTTGCTAGTATGGCAGATCGCATGATTGGCAGGTTTCGTGAAGAATCATACTTCCGGTTTTACAAAGGAACATATTCGCATGATGATGAGTTTGAAAGCCCTGAGATTAATTTCGATAAAAACAATTATACTCAGTTTGTTGGAATTATTATCGATATCTCTCCACAAGAACTTGTAAAAATTAATGACTCTAATATTTATGACTTGGAAAACTTATCAAAGCTTTACACAAATGCTGAGATTAATTTTGAAATTAAAGACAGAGTATCACTTGAGGGTTCATTTTTTGAAATTATAAAGATTGACTCTAGCGTTGGTTATAAGACTTTAATTTTACGGGGTTTGGAATGGAGATAAAAGGTTTTAGAGAAGTAGAATTAGAGATTGGTTGGTTTGGGGGACGTGCTTTGGTAGCATTTATACATGAAATGGGTACTAAGAATTTACCTATACGTAAGCACTTGACTGAAGTAGCTAATTCTTCTCAGTTTAGAGAATACGTTAATACCAATTATATGAATAACGAATTTAATAAAGGCATTAAAAATGGTATGAATGCTTTGGGAAATGCATTTATAGAATATTATAAAAATTACGTATTAGCATCTAAAGTAAAACCTGCACTCTCTCCTAAGACAATTGCTTTAAAAAAGAGAAGGGGTAGCAAAACACCTGAGGTACCACTCAGTTGCAGCGGACTTATGCTTAAGACCATTGAATATAGGATAAATGAATGATACTGGATATTGCTACTATAAATCAATCTCTAATATCAGTTTTAAAAGACTTCACTAAATTTGCAAGCATTCATAAACTTGATGTTGATATTATAAATACGCATAACCATCCATACATGTCTGAACATACAATAAAAAAGCCCAATATCCTTGCAATAAAATTTGAAAATACCTTAGGTCTCTTTAATCACAACTTAAGAACCGGTTCATTTTACAAAAATGTAAATGAATTTGGTATCTGTTTCCAAATCTATTTCATGGCATTTGCAAACGTTAATAAGAATGCATATAAGAGACTTATGTCACTTTATACGTTATTTAGTGATTTTTTACATGACTTAGGTACCCAACGGTTTACATTCAAACCTGAAGAAGGTATAAGCACTCATGAAATAGATCTAAAGTTTTACATTTATGCTACAACCAATATGCAAAATTCTGGTCTTATTGATATCAAGAGCAATTATAGTCAGTTGGCATACTGTGCAAGTTGTGGTTTTAAAGCTAATGTGCAAGTAAAAGAAAACCAAATTAAGGAGGAAGAACAGAATGCCACAAGATACAATCAGTGTGAATTTGGCACATTCTGAATTAGATATAAACTATGTAAGTTACTATACACCCTTACTAGTGTATAAATGTGCAAAGATCAAACTCAATGATTCAACACCTAAGGTAAAGATATTAAACTTAAATATAAATAGCTTTGAAAAACAAATCGAGGCACTTGAAAAAGAAGGAAGTAATGGTGAGGATGAATTTAATAAGGAGAGAGAATACCTAAAAAAAGCAATGCAAGCATTCTTCTCAGCAGGTGATGCCGGACTTAGATCAGTCAAGCTACTTATATATAAAGAGGGAACCGAAGCAAAGGCAATTAAAACCCAACTTAGAGACAATAGATATACTTTTGTTGCCCTTATTAATACTTATTCAAGTAACAGTGATGGTGGTGATGGGCTTACAATATATAAGGATGATTATACTCATTTTAAAGACCCTGCTCACTTCTTTGTATTTGCAACAAAAGAATCTGAAATAAAAGCGTTGTTTAAAAATGGTACGAATTCTAAATCTAAAATTATTGTTATCCACTCTAAAGGAGAGGAATACTTACACTTAAGATTTATATCTAAATACTTACATGAAGCGAGTATATTTCATGCTGTAAACCCTTATGGACTTAAGTTTAGCGGTATGAGTCCTATTACTGATGATTCTATAACCTGTAAACTTAGGAATGCTAATATTAACTTTTACTCATTGCTTAATGAGACTGGTCTTGATGGTGTTATGGCTTTTAAGGAAGGAGTAACTCTTGAAGGAACTCCCATTGACGAATTATTTACTTATCATTATATCAAATCTGAACTTACATCCGAGCTTATTAGAGTATGGAATGTTAATGGTAGACAGAATAGTAAACTATCAGAACTACAACTCTCAGGAAAAAGAGATAATGCTTACAGTGCTGCTGTTGAATGTATGCTTAAACGTTTCATTGATAGGAATATTATTGTTGCTTACTCCAAGCTTAAGATTCACATATCACCAACACCCGAGCTAAAGCTTTTCTTATCAATAGAGATTACTTATAACCACTCTATGAACGCTGTCCTTTTAAACATTACAGCACAAGATATAAATAGTTATCTAAATAGCTTGAAGGAGAATTGAGAATGGAACAATACTATGATTTAAGGAACATATTTTTTTCAATTGGTGGGAATGAAGTTCAAGGTGGTAAGTTAGAACTTACAAGTGAACCTACAACAAGAGCGGTAGCTAGCAGTGAAGATAGGGGTTTCCCCGTAGTTAGCTTCAGGGATCCTAGAACCATTACTTTCATATTCAATATTGAAGTTACAATTGGATCTTATGAGTACAAATTGCTAACAAAGCTTTCAAAAGACCAATTTTATAATACTCATCAAAGTAAAACTGCAAAGATGTTAGATTTAGTATTCAATGACTTAGAAGACATCAAAATTGTATCTCAATATGCATTTTTTGCAGAAGAACCTTCAAGAAGTTATTCTGCTGAAGCTGAAAAGGTTACATTTGAAATCAGAGCGGTTAACTGCACAGTAAACACCTAATTTTGAACGCTTAAGGAGGATTTTATGATTACGCGTTACAAAATGAATATATTAACTAAAGATAAGACTTTTACATTTGAAGTAAGAGTACTGCCCGTTTACGAATGGGACTCTATATTAGGATTTTCACAAAATGAAGGCATCAAAAAACTTAATAATCTTGAATACTTAAGAGCAATAACAGACCTTATGATTAAACCTGGCTTTTTAGATGAATTTTACTTTATTTTAAATGAAAATAGAGAGTACATTACTTACTACAAAGATTATCTTAAGTACATACTTTACTCAATTCAGTTTGATGTATTCAAATCAGATCCTGACTTTAAGAAACCAACTTTAGTTTACTTAAGCCATTATCTAAATAATGCTGATGGATTTGTACAATTTGATTACATTAATGATAGTTGGAATTATGAACAGATAATACAAAATATCAAGTCACAACAAACATCAATGGGGATACAGGATGAAAATCCATAATGGAAGTAAAATCTTTAATGAAACCAAACTTGAATATTTTAAGTTACTTGAAGAGATAAAACAAAACAAATATTTCTTTCCTGTTATCATGGGTATTTGCACTTTAAATGAAGTCAAAACATTGAACTACGAAGAACTAAATGAGGTTTACAAAATATCGAATCTGAAACTTGAAAAGCAAATATTTGAAATGACTCTCTCTAAGGGAATGTTATGAATACTCCAAAATTTACAATTAAATTTACAGGAGTGCTAGATCATGCATCAACTCGCAAATCATTAGAAAAAGACATTTCTAAACTAGAACATTTAATTAAACCTAAAAAATCTTCTCTAAAGAGCACTAAAGATATCTTAAAACATAACTTATCTGAGAAGAAACGTGAACTAGCCAAACAAACCAAATATGAGAAATTACGAGAAAGGGTAGAAAAGTTTAGATTTACTGAAACTAAAAAACTTGTTAAGCTAGGATACAAATTTGAGGAAGCTAGAAAAAAAGCATTCAAGCGTTCACTTATGTCAAGTAAAGACCGAAGACGATTAGAATATGAAGAAATGAAAAGTGGCAAGCATAAGGAAACAATACTTCACAAAGCTATCCAAAAAAGTATTCTTAAAGGCGGTAGCATTTTGAAAATTGCTACTGGAACTGCTCTTGGACATATAGTGGGTCATACCTTTCAAAGTGGTATTGGTGATATCTTGAATTTTGCAAAAAAATCTATACTTAATGATGCTAGATTTCAAAAGCTTGACTTAATTACTTCAAGAGTATTTAAAACAAATGAAAAGAGCAAACTTGATAGCATGCTTCAAGGCATACCTGGTTTTGGGAACAGCATTGAAAGAGAAGATTTTCTCAACTCTGCTGGGACTCTTAGAAAAGTATTACAACACTTAGGTCAAAACAATGACGATAATCTTAAGCAGGCTGTAGCATTTGCTGCAAAGCTTAAATCTACCGGGGTTGTTAGTGATAAGAATTCTGCTATTACTGCAGTAGCAGAATTCTTGCAAGGCAAAAGCGGTTCTCTTTATAACATTATGAGTTCATTTAATAAATTTACTGATAAATATAATGAACGAGCCGAAATGGAATATGACAGAGTAGCAACTGGTTATACCTTTGATTACAGAACAGACAAATTAAAAGAAATTATTAAGGACTGGAACTCTCTTGAGTTTCCTACTTATGCTAGTGAAGCTGAAAAAATTAAGGATAGTCTGGATAAAGCTCAAGATTCATTTGGAAAACTTTCAGCTAGTGTATTCCAACCCATGTTGGAAAAAATAGAAACCATAGCTAAATGGTTAACAGGTTTTACCGTCAAAACACATATTGTTGAGCCCATAATAGACGGAATTAAAAGTTTTTTCGGTGACATTAACGAATGGCTTATAAAGCTTGGAAATCAAATTCTAAAATTAACACTGCCTAATTGGGCATACAAATGGTTATTTGGTTCAAAACCTACAACAGATAAAAGCCATTCACCACTCTTAAGTACTGATACTGAATCAAAATTAGAAACAGACGCAAGCATAAGAACACCTTAAGGAGCATTTAAATATGATACCACAGCTTACAACAGACTTCATTCATAAATATAAAGACACAGCACCAGTAAAGGCAACACTAGACTTCTTAAAGCTTACTCCATCACAAGTAACAAGTATCCTTAAAGAAACATTCAATGAAATTTCTAGTGTGTTTATGGCATATAACTTCTTAAGTTTATGTCCAAGGATGGACTTTAAGGGACTGGGATACGTTCCACAAGGATTTTTCATCTTACCCAAAACTGAACTAATTAGCACAACTTACACCACAACATGTTCAAAGCGTCCTGTAATTGACTACTACACACGTAAATCTGAATATGTAAGTTACAATCCAACTTTCACTGGTGAAGTTATCACATTAAATAATGCTGTATTAACTAGTGCTTATAAGGAACTGCTTAAATTCTCGGCTAATACGGCTTTTGGAAAGTTAATCTTTCCTCATACCAGTAATCTGGCAAAACAACAACTTATTAATAGAGTTGAAGAGAGTGTACCATTTAGTTTCTACAGTCCAACTTTAGGGTTTAGGGGTATTGTTGCAATTACCTCTCTTACCCTTAAGGACACAGTATACCTTGATGAGGTTGAAATTAGTCTTACCTTAGAAGTTCTTAAAACATTTTCAATATATAAAGGATAACTTCATGGAATGTAGACTTATCAAATACGACTTCAAAATCGAATTTTATAATCCAAGTAAAACTAGCACTAAGAATATCACATCAGAAGAAAAGCCTAAAATTATAATTAAAACTGAAGATGGAATACACATTGACATATCAATATCTGATATGTACTCAAGTAACAATTATGTGTGTGCAAAGAAAAGCAAGCTAACCCTTTGGAACCTACCTATAGACTTTACTGATAATGTAAATGAAGGAGATATTGTAAAAATATCTTATAAAAAGTTCGCAGACTCTAAAGATTATGACTTTATTATGGCAGGTTATTTGGGTGTTCCTATGAGTACTGATTATCCCAATGGAGATTTTAGTGTTGACCTTGAAATTCATTTGGCAACAAAAAGTAATTATTTCAATCGCAAGCTTAAAATAAATCAATTCCAGGGAATGAGTGTAGAGAATGCAATTAAATCAGCTTTTCCTGGTAAATGCATTATCAATATGAGCTATGCTGAGAGAACAAAAATTATAACAGAAAGTTTTTGTGCAAATACTCCTCTTGAGTTTCTTGAAAAGATAACTAAAAAGTATGTTCAAAGTGTTAGAACAGATATTGTACCTAAGGAGCATACACAACTTATTAAAGAATCGGCTCTCGGGAACACTCATGTTGAGTGTAATTACATTTTTACTAACGCCACACCTGCAGAGCAAAATACAAATTATCTACCTCTTGAAGATTTTGGTCTTGAGTTTATTCCTCAACAAGAGATTACTATTGGCAGTACTTTAAGTATAAGATTTATATATTGGAATGCCAAAGTTATGTACACACACAAACTGAAAGTTGGTGACAGGGTAAAATTCATTGACTCGCTTGGAAAAGAAGTTAAGAGCAGTATTATAGAGTCTAATGCTATCTTAAGCAATACTGGTGAATGCTCACTTATCCTTAAGCTTTATGATGACTCTAATTACTTAGAAATAAATGGGACAGCTAAATAAATGAACTTGAATTATGAAATATACAGAATGAATAGCCAAATGAAAGGCTCCCCGTTAACACAAGAAGAAATAAAACTATGGACTTATAGAAACATTTTTATCTCTAAAATAGGAATAATCAAATCTTTTAACGCCTCTACACAAGAAGGTGTTGTTTTGCTCTCTGGACACACAGACTTAGAAATTAAGACACGCAATATATCAAACATGCATTTTAATCTTAAAGAAAATGACGGGGTAATCTTACTTCAAAGTAGTATTAACCTTTTTAATGAGGATGATAATCATTATTTTGACAAAAACTATTTTTATATTCTAAGGCCAATTAACATGCAAAATGCTACTATCAAAGTTAATGACTTTGCAATTGACATACAAAACCCCATAGACATTAAAGCTAACAATACAAGCTTAAGGGCAGTATTAGAAGAAATTGTTTCTTGTCTACAAAATTTACGGGTCATTGGAAATGCTAGTGTTGAACCTAGCTTTTACAGCAATCTTGTAAAAATTACAACTAAAATAAATATGTTACTAAAATAGGTTTTTGCCAAAATAGTGCTATATTTACTACCGGTTAAAGGTTAAATTAGAATCATTAAAAGGTTAAAGATTGGATTTACAGATTGACAATCAATTTAATTTGGTTTTTAAAAAAGACTTAGCATTAACTAGTGGAATAAATGAACAAAAGCAACGTTTATTTATATTTTTAAGAACTCCAAAGGGTAGTCTTAAGAATGCTCCTAATTGGGGATTTGATTATAATTTCTTTACAAGGTTTGCTAAGACAAGCTCTTTAACACAAATTAAAACTTACTTTTCAAGCATTATACAAGACCTCAAAATTGATGTTGTCAACATTGAAACAATTACTAAAAATAACACATTAAACATTATATTTGAATTTGCAAACGACACTTTAAATATGGAGATTAGAATATGAGCATTCTTTTTGATCCTGATTTTGGTATTCTAAAACAGAATATCCAACAAATAGTTAATGCCAAACGAGCATACTTACGAGATATGCATGGGATTGTCATTAATAATGACCCATCCTCCATTTATAATATTATTGCAACCTCACTTGCAACAATTGAAGAACAAATCATTGATGAACTTAATTCATTTTTCTCTAAAGTAAGTCCCGGTGGCGAATACTTTAAGGCAATCGAAGAGCACAT encodes:
- a CDS encoding anti-CBASS protein Acb1 family protein; the protein is MSLNFNINSRDLYKYSIFFRNYIKNVAEDVLKNGILLQSISKSKFNDELDVLKIELKAALLQCIISYRFNGAGYILVKTNDEFSHLSESVNLELPIGFMYLDYSRVYDAGPGSNCITYYARGEDAFDNLELSSLEIHKSRLLIYENYDYVLGSHSPCYSASFLLNVYLLEKIYSEIEKRIENNNFLFYKDESLSHIKDALSTDSVTLELAKKRSSDKNSFFKDFFTGFISKEDGDVSSLSRANDELMRELERLKSKLDNDGIFYSCEPNASLEVIKYDLSYLKEALSLVKAKIGADTKEPLTRSFNEQVKGLGSDGKGDRSNYYDFLKGTQDQIEVAVNNKLVKYFGLKMHFGSLVMLSEPEKIERDMRLLEIYERYSSVISNPNLSLDEKMKLKENLFTKLGD
- a CDS encoding DUF1357 family protein → MQVEEQTNDSVEITSTGVAVDKTPDVVSISASEYEEYRKYKDRLSLESKGGHKSFINEIDTLASKYLSNHFNKEALLSKGYSLDEILLAQSRELIRKYVSPEQIKAIAKVESTEHIEGHILEQLLDLAKVHIKQRQNNENIRTASRLENNGVKFKEQISISNSNFRPINRTELTEGMIQFYINQQKQNSKRIIKRSA
- a CDS encoding DUF228 domain-containing protein, with translation MSNNITQIRKEYEDKLKEIKALMKNPSMDSAVFSNNTDFRDKHLTFQASGGARTSRNTVIVNYPIKGYPYKRGVKLSFGENNAYEPHVEAGGGDDLYGICTDIDDFSQTATVIPITESFTGYLVVKKDNQSSINVGDKLCFNANGELEKASTSTNTKVNAIALSKAHKLNDSLYIINVSVFGNRALKGS
- a CDS encoding DUF228 domain-containing protein, with protein sequence MSTVSKKTISTNSKGTKEVQGTSKSSLANEQLETQVASQEQIEFLKSLDVATLSTLDTLEDVETLRASTQPKNRSKRHTPTQVESLETQYRDSILKLKKYTKTQREDRALFSGFENGFQDKMKIIDADALSISSSVDTIEEYSYKGYPYKRAIKLSVENENVYVVSSNDEDMYGICIDVDESTGVASVIPITNNFEGYLSASDSSIKIADKLDFDSNGMLIKAGSGGKKMINAVALSEAFTIDLALEDATRKGQYQLHFVKASVYGNRF
- a CDS encoding DUF228 domain-containing protein; this translates as MSSANITQLVKDYETKRDKLKALIKNPSSDAAVFSNNADFRDKHLHFSNSGGTATSSKAKLESHPSKGYPYKRGVKLVVNTVENNKPHYEPHVEAGGGDDLYGICTDIDDYTGIATVVPITEYFEGYLVAKDNSIKRKDKLKFNSNGELEKTNGSSNNTNTVATSDSIQLSNELYMVGVVSYGNKALN
- a CDS encoding DUF3890 domain-containing protein yields the protein MSTSNVPSGGFGELYLQIKALLDLSEEKFSFAKFEEQAKLLEMIIETRGINPSKLNISQASLLLYYYIGCHLKRSGVIREFGLEQIKKEKFGELEIDYYPSSGTELNCGSKDYCSSFEELITQIKSGARKTYCIGVV
- a CDS encoding DUF1506 family protein, yielding MSTRDRLASMADRMIGRFREESYFRFYKGTYSHDDEFESPEINFDKNNYTQFVGIIIDISPQELVKINDSNIYDLENLSKLYTNAEINFEIKDRVSLEGSFFEIIKIDSSVGYKTLILRGLEWR
- a CDS encoding DUF764 family protein; its protein translation is MILDIATINQSLISVLKDFTKFASIHKLDVDIINTHNHPYMSEHTIKKPNILAIKFENTLGLFNHNLRTGSFYKNVNEFGICFQIYFMAFANVNKNAYKRLMSLYTLFSDFLHDLGTQRFTFKPEEGISTHEIDLKFYIYATTNMQNSGLIDIKSNYSQLAYCASCGFKANVQVKENQIKEEEQNATRYNQCEFGTF
- a CDS encoding DUF787 family protein → MPQDTISVNLAHSELDINYVSYYTPLLVYKCAKIKLNDSTPKVKILNLNINSFEKQIEALEKEGSNGEDEFNKEREYLKKAMQAFFSAGDAGLRSVKLLIYKEGTEAKAIKTQLRDNRYTFVALINTYSSNSDGGDGLTIYKDDYTHFKDPAHFFVFATKESEIKALFKNGTNSKSKIIVIHSKGEEYLHLRFISKYLHEASIFHAVNPYGLKFSGMSPITDDSITCKLRNANINFYSLLNETGLDGVMAFKEGVTLEGTPIDELFTYHYIKSELTSELIRVWNVNGRQNSKLSELQLSGKRDNAYSAAVECMLKRFIDRNIIVAYSKLKIHISPTPELKLFLSIEITYNHSMNAVLLNITAQDINSYLNSLKEN
- a CDS encoding DUF1463 family protein, which codes for MEQYYDLRNIFFSIGGNEVQGGKLELTSEPTTRAVASSEDRGFPVVSFRDPRTITFIFNIEVTIGSYEYKLLTKLSKDQFYNTHQSKTAKMLDLVFNDLEDIKIVSQYAFFAEEPSRSYSAEAEKVTFEIRAVNCTVNT
- a CDS encoding DUF1473 family protein, which encodes MITRYKMNILTKDKTFTFEVRVLPVYEWDSILGFSQNEGIKKLNNLEYLRAITDLMIKPGFLDEFYFILNENREYITYYKDYLKYILYSIQFDVFKSDPDFKKPTLVYLSHYLNNADGFVQFDYINDSWNYEQIIQNIKSQQTSMGIQDENP
- a CDS encoding DUF1322 family protein, producing the protein MKIHNGSKIFNETKLEYFKLLEEIKQNKYFFPVIMGICTLNEVKTLNYEELNEVYKISNLKLEKQIFEMTLSKGML